TAATCGTTACGATATAATCATAACAAAAATAACCACAAATGAATAGAGCCTGACATCATTATAACATCTCAGCTCATTTATCCAAAGTTCTTCATCCAAACAAGCCCATATTTCTACCGAAATCTACTTTTTCGTGAAATAATGTTGGATTGACCGCAACTTTTCCATATTTTTCTACGTTTAAGGATTTGATAGCGGCCACGAGGCCTATCCATACAACGAGGTGAAATGACCATGAATATGAAAAAAAGTACGTTAGCCGCAATAACAACGGTGACCATTCTCTCCTTCTCTTTGGGTGGCCAGATGTTTGCAGCTGGAAACACCTTTAAGGATATTGACAACATAAACGGCAAAGAAAAAATCATTTCTTTAAAAAATCAAGGCCTAATCAAAGGGGTTAGTGAATCCCAATTCCTGCCCAGCTCCAAAGTAACAACAGCACAAGGTATCCAGTTCATTTCAGGTGGTCTCCAGCTTAGCCTCGCGGCCATCGATTTCAACAAAGCTCCTATTGCCAGCGGCTTGTTTACAAAGGTTAAAGATAAAGCTTGGTATGCTGAAGCCTTCATCAATGCTTACTACAATCGTGTCGAGCTTCCTAAGGATATTGATCCTACCAAAACAATAACTAAAGAAGAGTTCACCAACTACCTTGTGCAAGGGGTTGAAGGCATTGGTAATCTGCCAATGATTAAAATAGATCCAGTAGATATCACTGACGAAGCTGCGCTGAACCCCTCTTATCAAGGCAGTATTCAACGTTCACTTAAATACAAGATCAATAGCTTAGACGCAAATGGGAAGTTTAATCCGAAAAGCGAAATAACCCGCGCCGAAGCGGCAATTATGCTCTATAATGCTTTGGAATTTCTAAAGACTGGCATTAAACCCTAAAATAAAAGAGTCATCTACAGTTCTAAAAAATGCACTTGATGATGCACACGAAAAAGCAGCCCAGGTTTAGTCCTGAGCTGCTTTTTACGTTTCGCTCTTCGTTTATACTTCTTCACCACTAATTCTGTTCAGAAATTGCAAGGCGCGAGGATGCTTCGGATGCTCAAGCACTTCTTGCGGAGTCCCTTGCTCCAGAATATGGCCACCATCCATCAAAATGATCCGGTCAGCCACATCAGCAGCGAATTTCATCTCATGGGTCACAATCACCATGGTCATTCCTTCTGCAGCTAACTGCTTAATAACCTTAAGCACTTCCCCCACCAGCTCAGGATCGAGCGCCGAGGTAGGCTCATCAAACAGAAGTACCTCTGGATCAACTGCCATGGCTCGAGCTATGGCTACCCGTTGCTGCTGCCCCCCAGACAGTTGGTGCGGATAAGCATCCGCTTTGTCAGCCAAGCCTACTTTAGCTAACAATTGGAGAGCACGTTCGCGTGCCTCTTCCTTAGATCGTTTCTGGACAGTTACCTGTCCCTCCATCACGTTACCAAGTGCAGTCATATGCGGGAATAGATTATAGGATTGAAAGACCATCCCTGTTTTTTGACGTAACGCCAAAACAGAATTTTGCGGAATTTTCTTATTATCCGTAAAATTAATTTTAATATCACTGAGCGATAAGCTTCCTTGATCAGGGATTTCAAGCAGATTAAAGCAGCGTAATAGTGTCGTTTTGCCTGAACCCGATGGGCCAATAATAACCAGCACCTTGCCATGCTCCATTTTGAGATCAATGCCTTTTAAGACCTGCAGCTCACCGAAGGATTTATGCAAATTAAGTATTTCAATCATAACTATCTCTCCTTTAGCTCGCAGAGTAACGACTCAGTCGTTTCTCCAAGTAATTTTGCAGTGCTGACAACACAGAGCAGAATAGTAAATAGAACAATCCTGCTTCGCAATAGATCAGCAGTGGCTCGTAGGAGGTGGAAGCAACCTGCTGTGCTGTTCTGAACATCTCCGTATAGGTAATGGTCGCTGCAAGCGATGTGTCTTTAACCAAGCTAATAAAGGAATTCGATAACGGCGGTACAGATACACGAGCAGCTTGTGGCAGAATAATGCGACGCAATGCTTGCGCACGAGTCATCCCAACGGAGAAGGCCGCTTCCCACTGACCTTTATGTATCGACAGGATAGCGGCACGTACGATTTCTGATGAGTAAGCCCCTACACTAAGCGTAAACCCAATAGTCGCGGCAATGAATGGGTCGAGCACAATTCCCACTGCGGGCAAACCATAGAAAATAATAAATAGTTGTACCAACAATGGGGTTCCACGAATGACCCATACATAAAAGCGGGCGATTAGCTTCGGAAGTACCCAAGGGGAGAGACGAGCTAGTGCAGTCAATATCGCTAATATCAGTCCCAGAACAAATGATATCAATGCCAAAGGAATGGTAAAAGCCACCCCGGCTTTTAGCAGGGGTAGCAGTGAATCTAAGAAAATTTGTATTTTGCGGTCATCCATCTTCAGACATCCTTTTTTGGCTCCAAGCTAGTCTAGCTTCTGAAGCCATGTATTATTTTGAAACGTCAGCACCAAAGTACTTCTCAGAAATCTTTAAGTATGTTCCATCGCTCTTCATTTCAACAATTGCATCACTGACAGCCTTTACCAACTCGTCGTTGCCTTTCAGGAACACAGCGGCGCTTTGCGAACCGTCAGGAATCTCATCCACCACTTTAATTTTCGCATCAGGCTTCTGTTTTTTCAGGTCCAGATAAGACAAGCCATCATTTACTGTCGCATCAATGCGGCCTGAGGTCAGCAGGTCCATTGCTTGATTAAAGCCGTCTGTTGCTACGATTTCAGCGCCGTTCTCACGAGCGATATCGGACAGGTTGCTGGTTAGAGATTGACCGGCCTTTTTACCCTTAAGATCTGCGAAAGTCTTGATATCATTATTGTCTTCACTCACAATCAATACCGCTTTAGATACGATGTACGGTTCAGAGAAATCATATTTCACTTTACGGTCTTCATTAATGGATACTTGGTTAAAAATAACATCAAACCGCTTAGCATCCATCCCTGCAAAAATACCATCCCACTGTGTCTCAAAAAATTCAGGTTCAACACCGAGACGCTTCGATACTTCTTCAGCGATTTCCACGTCAAAACCGGTCAGCTTCCCCGAAGCATCATGAAAAGTAAAAGGTGCATAGGTCCCTTCCGTTCCTATCCGCAATTTGCCGCTAGCTTTCACAGCTTCCAGACTGTTTTGCCCATTAGATGCTGCTCCGTCATTAGTTCCAGCTGAAGAGTTCGTAGCAGTATCGGTTTTCGTATTATTACCGCAAGCCGCTACAAGCACCACGGTTAACGCCAATAGGATAGTTAAACTTAGTTTTTTCATTATATAATTCCCCTCTCTTTACCCGGAATTATCCGGTAAATTGTATATTACACTGGCATCTGTTTGCCGTCAATGCTTTTTCCGATAATATACATCGGAATTGTAATATTAGGTAAATCTCTATCCTTATATTACCCATTCTTAGAATAATCCTTCACAAGATCCTCTCTTTACATCTCAGAAAGTTATGGTATATTTATAAACAAATTAAATATGGACCTGTTATTTCACTAGGGGAGTCGGCCGACTGAGACGGAGCTTCAAGCTCCGGACCCTTGGAACCTGATCTGGATCATACCAGCGGAGGGAAGTGGAGCGGAATTTTCATCCCATGCATTTTTAGTGTTACTATGCAGAATGAACTTTTTGACCCATTCATTTCCCACCGGAAATGGATGGGTCTTTATTTGTTTACAATCAATCACAAAACTTAAGCACATGCTTCCGAAGCTAGTTTTGTTTGAGGCTTTTCAGGATGAATCTTCATCCACAAAACTTTTAGGAGGTTAGATCATCACAACAATCCTATCCATTCAGGACCTAGCCTACTCTTTTCCCGAATCTAAACAGCCCCCTGTATTCGCAAACTTAACCATGGATATTAGGCAAGGTGAGTTTGTCGCTGTCATTGGGGCTAGCGGATGCGGGAAAAGCACGCTTTTCAAAACTATAGCAGGCTTGCTCGAACCCACTCATGGGAAAATAATGATTCATACGAGTCCATCTGCCACCACTCGCTTAGGTCAGATCGCTTACATGCCTCAGCAGGATTTGTTGTTGCCCTGGAGAACGGTACTCGACAATTGTCTTTTGCCCTGGGAGGTTAAACCAAGGTTCAGTAAACAACAGACGATCTCTCAAATTCGGGAAATGCTGTCACGCTTCGGTTTAACCGATGTAGAGAAGGCATATCCTCATGAACTATCGGGTGGAATGAAACAGCGAGTCGCATTTCTGCGAACGTTAGTGGCTGGAGACGGCAGCGGTCTAATGCTACTAGATGAGCCATTTGGGGCACTCGACGCTATGACCAAGCGAGAAATCCATCGTTGGCTGTTAGAGCTTTGGGGTGAACTGAGTCAAACGGTGATGCTCATCACCCATGATCTAGAAGAAGCGCTATTGCTCAGTGATCGAATTTACTTAATGTCTGGAGGCGGACGTAGCGGAGTACAGGAGGTCATCGTTGATTTACCTAGGCCAAGACATTACAAGATGAACTATGAACCCCGGTTTATAACACTGCGGGAAGAGTTGGAGCGAAGACTGTATGCAGCCCATACCTTTTAAAAAACATCTAGACAATTATGGCCCCTTCATTCTACTCGTATTATTCATTGTTGCGATCTGGGAGTCAGCTGTTCGCCTTCACTTGATTCCAGCCTTTATCCTCCCTGCACCTTCATCAATATGTATCGCTTTGATTGAGCACAGGCAATTATTAATTGGACAGCATTTATTGGCGACGCTACAGGAAATATTGTTCGGTTTCGTTCTTTCAGTTATCTGTGGTGCACTATTGGGCACCGGAATGTTCTTGTTTCGACCGCTTGAAAAAGCCATCTATCCTTTCCTTATTATCAGTCAGACGATCCCATTAATCGCTCTATCCCCCATTTTTATTATGTGGTTCGGATATACGCTGTGGAGTAAAGTGGCTGCTGTGTTTCTAACTGCTTTTTTTCCAGTCGTAGTGAGTACATATGATGGACTTCGTACAAGTGGACAAGCATACAAGGATTTATTGTTAACCTTGGGTGCAAATCACTGGCAACTACTTGCTAAAACCCAAATTCCGCTAGCGCTGCCCTCTTTTTTCTCAGGATTAAAGCTATCCATTGTGTACTGCGTCATTGGAGCAACCATCGGTGAATGGCTTGGCGGCAGCAAAGGACTCGGTTACTTCAGTAGAAGGATGGCTGGAAATATGCAAAGTGCCGAAATGTTCGCCGCAGTATTTCTTTTATCCGCACTCGGCGTGGTGCTGTTTCTGTTGATAGCTCTGCTCGAATCATTATTTTTAAAGAAAAGAGGCTCTAACCGATGAATCATTTGAACGTCCAAAGAAAATGGCTTATTCCCTTGTGTTTCTTCTGTTCAGTCCTAATCTTAAGCAGCTGCGGAAAAGCTTCCAACATAAATAACCCTTCTGCTAATTCTTCCAATAACGAAAATACGCAAACACACAAGCTGACGATTATGCTCGATTGGTATCCCAATGCCGTTCACTCTTTTCTATATGCCGCTGAGCGCAATGGGTATTTCAAAGAAGAAGGTCTGGACGTAGAGATCCAAATGCCCTCAGACAGCAACGATGCTCTGAAACTTGTGGCAGCGAATAAAATCGATTTAGCACTTAGTTATCAGCCTCAGGTGCTCATGGCACGCGGTGAGAACATTCCAGTCCGCTCGATCGCAGCGATTGTGCGACATCCGCTTAATCATTTAATGGTACCTCAAACTGGAGATATCCATAGTCCCAAAGACCTCACAGGTAAACAGATTGGGTATTCTTCCATCCCTCTTTATGAGGCCATGATTCGTACAATGATCCAGAACGATGGGGGTGACCCAAACACCAGCAAATTAATCGACGTAGGCTTTGACCTTATTCCAGCGATTTCGACCGGCCAAGTAGATGCCATTATGGGTGGTTTCATTAACCACGAACAATTAATCCTAGAAAAAGAAGGTCATCCGGTTCACTCGTTCAATCCCACGGATTACGGTGTACCCGATTATTATGAGCTTGTACTTGTCGCCAGTGATCAGGGATTAAAAAATTCTCAGTCCTCCTTCAAAAAGTTTCTAACCGCCATTACTAAAGGACAGAAATTCGTAGAAGACAATCCGGAAAAAGCGCTAAACCTGCTGCTTGCACATGAAGATGCGACCTCTCCACTCGATCAGCAAATTGAGAAAAAGAGTCTAGAAATTCTACTGCCGCTAATGAATGCGGGAGATCAAGAATTTGGATATCAAGAGCCCGCTTCTTGGGAAGAGGTACGACAGTGGTTATCCGACAATGATTTACTGTCAACTGATATCAAAGCTGAGGACGCTTTTATTAATCTGTAAACTCTAGCTATTTGCTTATAAAACTTGAGGAGGAATTATCATGAGTTATCTATCCAAAGTACGGGAATCCAATCCACTGGTCCACAATATCACTAATATCGTCGTAGCCAATTTCTCAGCCAACGGTCTTTTGGCACTCGGTGCCTCTCCCTTTATGGCGGATGCCCACGAAGAAGTAGTAGATATCGCCGCATTTTCGGCTGCAGTGGTTCTAAATATTGGCACACTGAATGACTATGCTATTCAAGCCATGCTGCTCGCAGGACAATCAGCGAATAAACATGGAGTTCCCTTAGTGCTTGATCCGGTAGGTGCGGGAGCAACTTCCTATCGAACAGCGGTCACACAAAAGCTAGTAAATGAGATGCAAATTACCGCGCTACGTGGGAATGTAGCTGAAGTCGCTAACGTAATCGGTGAGAGCTGGTCTATTAAAGGGGTAGATGCAGGCGAAGGAGATGGCGATGTAGTCGTCTTAGCTGAGACTGCCGCGCGGAAGTTAGGCTGTGTAGTGATCGTCACCGGAAAAGACGATGTGATCACCAATGGAGCTAACACCTACATCGCCAGTAACGGTCATCCTATTCTAACAAAGGTTACTGGAACTGGTTGTTTGCTAAGCGCTGTTGTCGGTGCTTTTCTTGCGGTAAGTGAAGGTGCCTCGCTGGAGGCCGCAGTGGAAGCTCTCTCCTTCTACGGAGTAGCTGCTGAAATCGCTGCCGAGCAAACGGCTGGTCAAGGCCCGGGAAGCTTTCAAATTGAGTTTATAAATCAATTGACATTGGTGACACCCGAAATCTATAAAGAGAAATCCTTAATTAAGCAACTCAGATAACAACACATAAAGGAGTGAATGCAATGATTATTTCTAAAGCTCTAACCATAGCCGGCTCTGATAGCGGCGGTGGTGCTGGTATTCAGGCAGATCTAAAAACGTTTCAAGAGCTCTCTGTATATGGCATGACCGTACTTACAGCTGTGACAGCCCAGAACACGCTAGGTGTTCAAGGCGTATATCCGTTGACACCGGAAGCTATTACTCAGCAGCTCGATTCCATTGGGCTTGATCTGATGCCGGATGCTGTGAAGACGGGGATGCTTTTTAACAGTGAAATCATTCGTATCGTAGCAGAGAAGATTCAGCAATACGGCTGGCGTAATCATGTAGTTGATCCTGTAATGGTTGCTAAAGGCGGGTCCACCCTACTGCAACAAGAAGCTGTCCAATCCTTAATCAGTCATCTACTGCCACTAGCCTTAGTGACGACCCCCAATATTCCCGAGGCTGAAATGATTACAAATAAGAGCATCACTACTATGGATGATCGTCAAGAAGCAGCTAAAATCATTCATGCCATGGGCTCTAAATATGTAGTGCTTAAAGGTGGGCATGATACCTCAACTACGGCTGTTGTAGATCTCTTATATGACGGTTACGAGTTCATCTTTATGGAAAGTCGACGAGTTCAGACCAGACACACGCACGGCACAGGCTGCACCTATTCGGCGGCAGTCACTGCCGAGCTCGCCAAGGGAAACTCGGTTCCTGAGGCTATCCACACAGCTAAAGCATTTATACAAGCGGCAATTGAAGACGAGCTTGGCATAGGGGCTGGACACGGGCCTACGAATCACTTTGCTTATCAGAATAGATTGCGAGGGATGAACCATGAAGCGAATAGACAGTGATCAGCTGCGGGATTTATTAAAAGTCTATTTCATTATGGGTAGTGTGAATTGTCGTAGATCTCCTGCGAAGGTGTTAAAAGAAGCCGTCGCTGGCGGCATAACGATGTTCCAATTTCGCGAAAAAGGAACGGGGGCACTAACCGCCCAAGTTAGGTTCAATCTAGGAAGACGGCTCCAAAAGATTTGTCATGCAAACGGAGTCCCTTTTATCGTTAATGACGATATTGATTTAGCCATCGCCCTTGATGCAGACGGTATTCATGTAGGACAAGATGACACCCCCGCGCTAGCGATTAGACAGCTGCTTGGGGATGATAAGATCATTGGTGTGTCCGCTCACTCGCTCGCTGAAGCTCAGCAGGCAATTGCAGATGGAGCCGATTATCTTGGCATTGGGCCAATTTATCCTACCTCTTCAAAGGAGGATGCCCAAGCTGTTCGAGGCACATCCGTTATTGAGGAAATACGAAATAGCGGCATTACAATTCCTTTGGTCGGTATAGGAGGGATCACGGTGCACAATGCAGCCCCGGTATTAGCTGCGGGTGCGGATGGAATTTCTATTATTTCTGCCATTGCAGGGGCTGAGGATGTTACCCTCGCCGCTAGGGGATTTGTTCATGAAGTTAATGTAAGCGGGACATAAGCTCACTCAGCTCTTCATCGCTCAAATGCCGCCATTGTCCTCGCTCCAAGCCATCTAAAGTAATATTCATAATTCTTATGCGCTCTAGCTTTAGAACTCTATATCCTAACTCCTTGCACATTCTGCGTATTTGCAGATTAAGGCCTTGAGTTAGGATAATTCTAAACTCACATTCCGTGATTCGATCGACCTCACAAGGTTTCGTTGTGACGCCAAGGATGTCCACCCCACTAGACATTGCTTGTAAGAATTTTGACGTTATTGGCTTGTCTACATGAACTACATATTCTTTTTCATGCCCATTCTCGGAACGCATCATTTTGTTTACAATATCTCCATCGTTGGTTAACAAAATGAGACCTTCCGAGTTTTTATCTAATCTTCCGATCGCAAAGATTCGTGAGGGATAGCCTACAAAGTCTATAATATTCCCTGCTACCTGCGGAGCAGCTGTACAAGTAATGTCGATCGGCTTGTTCAGAGCGAGGTATACCGGCTCTCCTTTACTGCTTGTTATTGGCTCTCCATCGATCCAAACGATGTCCTCTGGCTCTAAAAGAATATTCGCATCACAGACGATGCCATTAACAGCAATCCGGCCTGCGGCAATTAATCGTTTTGTTTCCCTTCTGGAGCAGAAGCCTGTCTCGCTTATATATTTATCGATTCTCACTAATGATCCTACTTTCTCTCTAATACTGATACTTGCTTATATCCATAAAAAAACACCTGATTTTAACGATCAAAATCAGATGTTAACCTTCAGGAAGTACCCATTTGTAAGGGAGCTATTTCGTGTTTCCGCTTTTTTTCACGTTATTGCCCTTGCTTCCACTTGCATCTTTAGCGCCTGGACCCGTGTTTGGAGCACCTTTTGCAGGTCTAACTGGCTTTGCTGTTTTGTTCCAGCGTGTCCAGCCTTTACTCCCCGTACCTCTTCCCGTGCCGCCACCTTTACTTTTTGCACCCATCTTATCACTCCGTCAGTCATTCAGAATTCGTATAGTTTATACACTCTATCTATCTTACCACACTCTCATTGTTTCTGTTTAAGCATCTTTATTCATTTCATAAATACTAAAGGTATTTTCATGTATTTCAATAGCAATTATGGTACCCTCTTTCTCAAAAAACTGCACATGCCCTAACCGCTTATCCTCCAGCTCTACCCACCCTGAATCCCATAATTTATTGAAATAGCTTTCAGGTGGATAGAGACCTTGCTCTCCCCCTATATTATCCAATTCGTACTTTACTCCTATTTTTATATTGGGGTTACTTGAAGTTGTCGTCACTTCGATTTCTTTGGCATTCTTCGGAATAGGAATTTCAGCATTTATGGAGGACACTCCGTACTCTTGTTCCTCTTGCGTTGATGAAGTACACCCGCTATTGAATAGTATTAGCGGTAAACATATAAAAGCTAATAAATATTTAAACAAATATATCAGCTCCCTCCCTAACTAATTTTAGCAAATTATAATATAAAAATAAAACACCTCACCAAAGACTAAGCTTTGACGAGGTGTTCCTTATAACCTTAGCTTGATAGCTCAGGGATACTACTGCTTTGGCTGAATATAACCTTCAGCTTTCAGAAGCTCAGCGATCAACACGGCTCCGCCAGCTGCTCCGCGCAGTGTGTTATGGGACAGACCCACGAATTTATAATCGTAGATGGCATCTTCACGAAGTCTGCCTGTAGATACGCCCATTCCGTTCTCAATATCACGATCCAGCTTGGTCTGTGGACGGTTCTCTTCTTCGAAATAAGTAATGAACTGTTTAGGTGCACTAGGCAGTTCAAGCTCTTGAGGACGTCCCTTAAAGCTATTCCAGAGATTCAGAATCTCTTCTTTGGAAGGTTTCTTCTCAAAAGAAACAAATACAGCGGCCATATGACCATCGGCTACAGGTACACGGATACACTGGGAAGTAATGGTTGGTGATTCGCTTTTCACAATCCCGTCCTCTTGTACACTACCCCAGATCCGCAAAGGCTCTTGCTCGCTTTTCTCTTCTTCGCCACCAATGTAAGGAATCACGTTATCCAGCATTTCAGGCCAGTCAGCAAAAGTCTTGCCCGCACCGGAAATCGCTTGATAGGTTGAGACTACCACTTTAGATGGGTTAAATTCTTTAAGCGCATGAAGCGCAGGAACATAACTCTGAATGGAGCAGTTAGGTTTAACCGCTATGAAACCTGTCTCTGTTCCTAGACGTTTTCTTTGCTGCGCAATAACCTCAAGATGCTCAGGGTTAATCTCAGGAATGACCATAGGCACGTCTGGTGTCCAGCGATGCGCCGAGTTATTTGAGATTACTGGAGTGCCAGTGCGAGCATAAGCTTCCTCTAGCGCTTTAATCTCATCTTTTTTCATATCTACAGCACAGAAGATCAAATCTACGTCTGTAGCTACTTCCTCTACCTTAGATGCGTCTTGAACCATAATATTCTTCACGTTCTCAGGCATTGGAGTGGATAGCTTCCATCTGCCCTTGGCCGATTCTTCATACGTTTTCCCAGCAGATCTACCACTGGCAGCAATCGCAGTTACTTCAAACCAAGGATGATTCTCTAAAAGGGCTATAAAACGCTGACCCACCATACCTGTGCCGCCAACTATGCCGGCTCTTAGCTTTCTTGACATCAGATAATTCACTTCCTTTTGATTAACTGTCCTATTGAGAATAATAGGCCGATAATTAATGATATACGGGTAGAGAACATTTGGCGAGTGTTAACATCAAAATAACATTAAAAAAATTAAATTTTAACTGCTTATATTGTGTTTCATGAATGCTCATGAACCAAATAACTGCACTCAGTACAATTATAAGTGCTTATTCTGCTTAGACAAATTAGTTAATTGCATTCTATACAACTATTTCCCGGCAAAATAATGAAAATGTACTCCACGTTAACTGATAGTTGTATGAAGTACAGTTAAATCTCTTCAACTCAGCATTTTATTGCATATAGTTGTACGAAATACATCTATTTGCGCTTTGCGATTGCAATCTGCTTCAAACCAAACAAATCATCATTCGTTGATTTTCATTTAAACCAGCCTTTTTCCTTAAATCGAGTAATCGCTTCAATACGATTGCCCACGTCCAGCTTATCGAGGATCACCGAGATGTAATTCCGAACTGTACCAGTGGTAATGTACAGCTCGCTTGCGATTTCTTTCGTATTTTTACCATCGGCGATCAGTCCGAGTACTTCCTTCTCCCGCTGTGTCAACGGATTCACTTCGCCGCTGTAGGCTTCATCCATCAGCTCCGGTGCATACATGCGTCTGCCAGCCATTACATTACGAATAGAAAGTGCCAGTTCTTCACTAGGACTGTCTTTTAGCAAATAAGCATGAACACCCGCCTTAAGCGCACGTTCGAAATATCCTGCACGGGCAAAGGTTGTGAGTATCATCGTTTTACAGCCACTATTCTTCAATGCTTCTGCAGCGTCGAGACCACTCATCGCCGGCATCTCAATATCCATAATACAAATATCCGGTTTATGCTGCTTAACCATCGCTACAGCTTCTTCACCATTGCTTGCACGGCCCACAACCTGCATATCTTCTTCTAAATCCAGCAAAGAAGCTAGCGCCCCAAGGAGCATTCGCTGATCTTCTGCGATCACAATTTTTATCATTATAGGATGACCTCCTGTTCCGGTTGCTTGAATACATTGGGTACCTTAATCACGATAGTAGTACCCCCATCTCTCACGATATCCATACAGCCATTTACAAATTCAAGACGCTCTCGCATACCTTGCAGTCCATGACCTTTGAAATTAAGATCATTACCCGGAATGCCGATTCCATCATCCTTTACTTTAATGACTAAATCCGTCCGAGAAGGCTCAATTAGTATAGAGCAAGATTTTGCCCCACTATGCTTCACAACATTTGTGACAGCTTCCTTTATACACATGCTGAGTACATTTTCTGTAATCAATGAGGTGTTTGTTAGCTTCGGGTTCCCCTCTAGATTATAATCAATCTCCGCAGCCGTAAGGAACTGCTGGATATGAAT
This window of the Paenibacillus sp. FSL R10-2734 genome carries:
- a CDS encoding S-layer homology domain-containing protein, with product MNMKKSTLAAITTVTILSFSLGGQMFAAGNTFKDIDNINGKEKIISLKNQGLIKGVSESQFLPSSKVTTAQGIQFISGGLQLSLAAIDFNKAPIASGLFTKVKDKAWYAEAFINAYYNRVELPKDIDPTKTITKEEFTNYLVQGVEGIGNLPMIKIDPVDITDEAALNPSYQGSIQRSLKYKINSLDANGKFNPKSEITRAEAAIMLYNALEFLKTGIKP
- a CDS encoding amino acid ABC transporter ATP-binding protein, with amino-acid sequence MIEILNLHKSFGELQVLKGIDLKMEHGKVLVIIGPSGSGKTTLLRCFNLLEIPDQGSLSLSDIKINFTDNKKIPQNSVLALRQKTGMVFQSYNLFPHMTALGNVMEGQVTVQKRSKEEARERALQLLAKVGLADKADAYPHQLSGGQQQRVAIARAMAVDPEVLLFDEPTSALDPELVGEVLKVIKQLAAEGMTMVIVTHEMKFAADVADRIILMDGGHILEQGTPQEVLEHPKHPRALQFLNRISGEEV
- a CDS encoding amino acid ABC transporter permease, yielding MDDRKIQIFLDSLLPLLKAGVAFTIPLALISFVLGLILAILTALARLSPWVLPKLIARFYVWVIRGTPLLVQLFIIFYGLPAVGIVLDPFIAATIGFTLSVGAYSSEIVRAAILSIHKGQWEAAFSVGMTRAQALRRIILPQAARVSVPPLSNSFISLVKDTSLAATITYTEMFRTAQQVASTSYEPLLIYCEAGLFYLLFCSVLSALQNYLEKRLSRYSAS
- a CDS encoding amino acid ABC transporter substrate-binding protein, with the translated sequence MKKLSLTILLALTVVLVAACGNNTKTDTATNSSAGTNDGAASNGQNSLEAVKASGKLRIGTEGTYAPFTFHDASGKLTGFDVEIAEEVSKRLGVEPEFFETQWDGIFAGMDAKRFDVIFNQVSINEDRKVKYDFSEPYIVSKAVLIVSEDNNDIKTFADLKGKKAGQSLTSNLSDIARENGAEIVATDGFNQAMDLLTSGRIDATVNDGLSYLDLKKQKPDAKIKVVDEIPDGSQSAAVFLKGNDELVKAVSDAIVEMKSDGTYLKISEKYFGADVSK
- a CDS encoding ABC transporter ATP-binding protein; translation: MDIRQGEFVAVIGASGCGKSTLFKTIAGLLEPTHGKIMIHTSPSATTRLGQIAYMPQQDLLLPWRTVLDNCLLPWEVKPRFSKQQTISQIREMLSRFGLTDVEKAYPHELSGGMKQRVAFLRTLVAGDGSGLMLLDEPFGALDAMTKREIHRWLLELWGELSQTVMLITHDLEEALLLSDRIYLMSGGGRSGVQEVIVDLPRPRHYKMNYEPRFITLREELERRLYAAHTF
- a CDS encoding ABC transporter permease gives rise to the protein MQPIPFKKHLDNYGPFILLVLFIVAIWESAVRLHLIPAFILPAPSSICIALIEHRQLLIGQHLLATLQEILFGFVLSVICGALLGTGMFLFRPLEKAIYPFLIISQTIPLIALSPIFIMWFGYTLWSKVAAVFLTAFFPVVVSTYDGLRTSGQAYKDLLLTLGANHWQLLAKTQIPLALPSFFSGLKLSIVYCVIGATIGEWLGGSKGLGYFSRRMAGNMQSAEMFAAVFLLSALGVVLFLLIALLESLFLKKRGSNR
- a CDS encoding ABC transporter substrate-binding protein, whose amino-acid sequence is MNHLNVQRKWLIPLCFFCSVLILSSCGKASNINNPSANSSNNENTQTHKLTIMLDWYPNAVHSFLYAAERNGYFKEEGLDVEIQMPSDSNDALKLVAANKIDLALSYQPQVLMARGENIPVRSIAAIVRHPLNHLMVPQTGDIHSPKDLTGKQIGYSSIPLYEAMIRTMIQNDGGDPNTSKLIDVGFDLIPAISTGQVDAIMGGFINHEQLILEKEGHPVHSFNPTDYGVPDYYELVLVASDQGLKNSQSSFKKFLTAITKGQKFVEDNPEKALNLLLAHEDATSPLDQQIEKKSLEILLPLMNAGDQEFGYQEPASWEEVRQWLSDNDLLSTDIKAEDAFINL
- the thiM gene encoding hydroxyethylthiazole kinase gives rise to the protein MSYLSKVRESNPLVHNITNIVVANFSANGLLALGASPFMADAHEEVVDIAAFSAAVVLNIGTLNDYAIQAMLLAGQSANKHGVPLVLDPVGAGATSYRTAVTQKLVNEMQITALRGNVAEVANVIGESWSIKGVDAGEGDGDVVVLAETAARKLGCVVIVTGKDDVITNGANTYIASNGHPILTKVTGTGCLLSAVVGAFLAVSEGASLEAAVEALSFYGVAAEIAAEQTAGQGPGSFQIEFINQLTLVTPEIYKEKSLIKQLR
- the thiD gene encoding bifunctional hydroxymethylpyrimidine kinase/phosphomethylpyrimidine kinase, whose protein sequence is MIISKALTIAGSDSGGGAGIQADLKTFQELSVYGMTVLTAVTAQNTLGVQGVYPLTPEAITQQLDSIGLDLMPDAVKTGMLFNSEIIRIVAEKIQQYGWRNHVVDPVMVAKGGSTLLQQEAVQSLISHLLPLALVTTPNIPEAEMITNKSITTMDDRQEAAKIIHAMGSKYVVLKGGHDTSTTAVVDLLYDGYEFIFMESRRVQTRHTHGTGCTYSAAVTAELAKGNSVPEAIHTAKAFIQAAIEDELGIGAGHGPTNHFAYQNRLRGMNHEANRQ
- the thiE gene encoding thiamine phosphate synthase, whose protein sequence is MKRIDSDQLRDLLKVYFIMGSVNCRRSPAKVLKEAVAGGITMFQFREKGTGALTAQVRFNLGRRLQKICHANGVPFIVNDDIDLAIALDADGIHVGQDDTPALAIRQLLGDDKIIGVSAHSLAEAQQAIADGADYLGIGPIYPTSSKEDAQAVRGTSVIEEIRNSGITIPLVGIGGITVHNAAPVLAAGADGISIISAIAGAEDVTLAARGFVHEVNVSGT